The genomic segment TATCAGGAAAATGTAAACAGTAATACAGAACAAATAACAACTTTTTGTGCATATAAGAATTGTGCATAATATTCACATTGCCCCACTTTCAATACTCTTTACCCACACACCCCTCACTGAACGTGCttaatttaacaaatattaaaaaaaggcgcggtagaacaagtaaaaaaaagtaCCCACACACCCCTCACTAAACGTGCTTAATACTGCCAGTTTAGGAGCTGCAGGTTATAATGGAGGAAACGGAGACGCTCTGCATTTGCTCCCATCGGCCTGTTTCTCTTTTTCTCGTATATCTGGCTGACCTCGCTGAATACCCTCTCACTGGGAACAGAGGAGGGAGGCGGACAGAGAAATCTTCTGGCGATTGGTGCCAGAAGGTTAAAGCGGGATGCATTTTGTTTCCACCATTCAAGTGGTtagcccgtctgtctgtcgatCAACGGCTCCCGTAGGTATTGATTCAGCTGGTGAGTGGTTGGTCCATGTGCCCTCAGAAGGTTGGCATACATCTTTTCAAGCATGTCAGACTAGGGTCTTCCTCCacttcttcctccccccttaTCCGTTTTGGATCTGGGCCTTGATCTTCTGAGGAAGCCCTTTTCCGTTTTCTCAGCCTCAGACAGAGCGGCATGCTCTGCCGTTATCCAAGCCTTTGCATTGCTCAGTGCTTCCGGTGCCAAGGTATGACCCCTGTAACGCAGATCTATCAATGTTGCGAGGACCAAGCATTTGGTCTTGTCTGCGTTTTCAAACCTTGCCTTTAAACTGTTCAGCATAGTGTTGCGGAGTGTTTTGATGCCCCTTGTTTTTGCACCCTCGACTTCAAGTAGCATTTTTAGGATGGTGATGCTGGGAATTATGCATGATATTGATGAGTCTGATCTGCTAATTTCCCGTGTTATCTGTTCAAGCGGGCTCAGTGTTTCAATCAAATTGCCCACAAGAGTCCACTGATCTGCTGTGTATCAATCTGCTGTGTATGCTGTGTATCAATCTTTCAATGTTCCCCTGCATATACGGTAAGTGCCCGCTTCTGCTCAAGCATGCTCTCCATCATGTGAAGAGTGGCGTTCCAGCGTGTTGGCTGGATTATTCTGTGTTCGGGGAGGTCCAAATCTTTTTGAATGGCCTTCAAACGCTGTTTGGCCAGTATCGAATGGTTGAAATGGGTAGCAGAAGACTTTAATTTTGCAACGATGTCCATCACTGCTCGCTGGCTGTTtattagggctgggtattgtCAAGAATCTCAcaattcgatttcgattcattAGGTCACGATTCTATATCGATTCGATATTGATTGAaatgcttcgatatcgattcagtATCAAGTAGAAATACACAAGAAggagtaaaatatatatatttttaaacaattatttatttaatttcatgCCTTAAATGGAAGGCCAAGTTCTTGCTGAATTGTTTTCAAACGGTCCTTGGCCAGGACAGAATGATGAAAATGTGTGACACAATGCTGTTtattagggctgggtattgtCAAGAATCTCAcaattcgatttcgattcattAGGTCACGATTCTATATCGATTCGATATTGATTGAaatgcttcgatatcgattcagtATCAAGTAGAAATACACAAGAAggagtaaaatatatatatttttaaacaattatttatttaatttcatgCCTTAAATGGAAGGCCAAGTTCTTGCTGAATTGTTTTCAAACGGTCCTTGGCCAGGACAGAATGATGAAAATGTGTGACACAATGCTTCACTGTAGCAATTGTGTCAATCACTGCTCTCTGACAGGACAGGCCATCATTTACAACAAGCTGCAACTGGTGAGCAGTGCAGCTGAGGTCTGGCACTTCAGCAAGCCTCATGCCTTTCATCATATTGGCACCACTGTCACGAAGGACAAGGGCTATGCGCTCTTTGTCAATGTGCCATTCCTCAATCATTTCAAGGAATTTATCCTTGATGTACTGCCCTGTATGGGATCCTTCCATGACCGTCGTGTCCAAAACAACTTGCTTCCTCTCCCACTCATTGGTAATGAAGTGCCATGTCAGGCTCATTAGGGACTCTGTTGTTCCAGACCAGCAGTCTGTGGTAAACGCCAATGGGAACCCAGCATTCTCTGGTTGGATAAGGGTTTTTATCTTTTGCACAACCTTTGCATGGATTGCAGGTATCTTTTCAGTGCGGTAAAACTTCTCGCTTTTAAGTGCATATCTTGGATTAAGAGCAGCCACAAGGCGCTGAAAACCAACATCAGAGACAACGGAAAATGGCTGGTTGTCAGTAATTATCATTTCTGCAATAAGTTTATCTATTTGCTTAGACTTCTCATCTGAATTGGCCCACTGTTTTTGTCGCTGAAACAGGTCTGCCACTGTAGGCTGGTGTGATGGTGCTTTCTGAGATTCCATTTCGCGCTGCTCCTTCTTTGCCGCTTCATATAATTCTTTATGGTGACTTCTGAGATGGGACCATAGATTAGATGTATTGGCCGTTTTAGCCACTGTAGCGCCAGTGCTGACCGAGACTTTGCATGCATTGCAAACTGCTTTACCTACACCACCTGACTGGCTGTAGTAGTCCCACACTGCACTTTTGGCTCGTGTCTTTCCTGTTGGCACATCCATCTGCATTGGAGGAAAATAATGTGACACAAGTTAAATTGGGTAGCATAAGCAGTTGCAATctaatacatacatatttagaaaataaatatttgatacaaactaaatctattttcagacattgtaaaaaaacaaacaaataataattgtaCATATGAATTGTAAATAATTTATAGTATGTCTCTATATAAAAATAGTCTAAATCATATAGATAAGCCTGTATATTTCTGTAAATATACGGCACTAGTAGTTtagttaaagtaaaaaaaaaaaatgcaaactaCAGCACGTATAACCACCTCCTGATTCAAGACTTTATTTTACGTCTAGTGGCTGTGCTGGGCTGCTTGTCTGCCTCTGGGTGGCGAGGTGAAACGAAAGCATTTAGGTATAATGTTTTCACGTCACAAATAAAGGCGAATTACAAAGAAGTATTTGGATCATTGTACCTAGCGCACATCAAATGCCAGCACTTTGAGATCACACCAGGCGTGATTAAATGGTCAAAGGGCCTGGGAACgcacaataaagaaactaatAGACTGAACGTACAATGTGCCTTTAGGGCCTGAGTCGCGTAGCGTAGTGTTCATGAAGTTGTTTACCTAACACCAAGTTAGTTAGCGCAAGCCAAAATTAGCTACCAGAGATGCTGTCGTATCTCTGTAGCTACTTGCTGCTAGCTACTGCTAGCCTGTCAGTCTACCCGTAACAAGATGTTACACCAGTTTGAAATGCAGCGACTGGCCAAAACTTAATTCTATTTAACTTAATTTGAGGGACATTGCGACCAATCACCGTTGGTTCTACCGTGCTGGGTAACTTGTTAGGGAACAAGGCTCTCACCAGAGCCGTAGATGGGAATGTATATAAGGCTCTGGCTGCAGATACTCGACCCTCTATGCTGGCTCTTACTCAGGCAGGCTATAAAGTAGCTAACAGGCTATCAAGTAGCTAGCAGGCTCTAAATGGTTCGTCTCgggaacaaacacaaacacgtttTATTTGGTCTTCATTGACCATGGCTTTCAGTCCACCTTTCGTGTAGAACTACAGACACGTTCACGTTTCCATGTGGGGTTTTAACAATAACTGTAGTAGGACTATACACCATGTTGAGACTGCTCTATGGACAACCTTTTCAGTGAGGAGTATTCGCGGTCATTCTGGTTGTCCTTGCGTGAGCTAAGGTTTGTGTCGTTATTACACAGATCAAATGGATCGGTTTCACAAATTAATAAACACCTTGCTTCTGCaacgttggtgtgtttgtgacatATTGCAGGGGATATTGCTTCGTATATGCTTACCTCGAAGGAAATGTGTTTTCTCTGCTTTAAGTTGTATTCGCAGCACCGTCCTTTAGCCCCACTTGGCCGTCTAGAAACCGCTCACGAGTCACAGGGAGCGTGAAGGCACCCCGCCCCGCTTGCAGCCTTGCGTGTTGATTGGTTGTATTCCGTGTGCCAAACAAATCAGATGCTGTGACGGGCGGGGCAACTTGGCAAGGCTCATGAATTCCAAGTGGCAAGAGCGGAAGGCGCGTTCAGAACGAAACGGCTGCAAAATT from the Gadus macrocephalus chromosome 7, ASM3116895v1 genome contains:
- the LOC132461159 gene encoding zinc finger BED domain-containing protein 4-like; translated protein: MQMDVPTGKTRAKSAVWDYYSQSGGVGKAVCNACKVSVSTGATVAKTANTSNLWSHLRSHHKELYEAAKKEQREMESQKAPSHQPTVADLFQRQKQWANSDEKSKQIDKLIAEMIITDNQPFSVVSDVGFQRLVAALNPRYALKSEKFYRTEKIPAIHAKVVQKIKTLIQPENAGFPLAFTTDCWSGTTESLMSLTWHFITNEWERKQVVLDTTVMEGSHTGQYIKDKFLEMIEEWHIDKERIALVLRDSGANMMKGMRLAEVPDLSCTAHQLQLVVNDGLSCQRAVIDTIATVKHCVTHFHHSVLAKDRLKTIQQELGLPFKA